The genomic window TGCCCGAGAAGTGGAAGGCGGCGGCGGCCGAGGCCAGCATGCTCATGTTGATCAGCGCCGCGATGGTCATGGCCAGGACGACATCGAACTGGTTGTAACGCAGCAGGCGCCGTTTTTGCTCCTCTGTTCCGGTCGGAATGCGGTTCTGGGTCAGGGCGCTGTGCAGGTAGATCACGTGCGGCATCACCGTCGCGCCGATAATTCCCACCGCCAGGTACAGACTGTCTGGACCGGAGAAGCGCGGCACGAATCCGCCTAGGGCTTCCAACCCGGGACGGCTGAAAATCACCTGCACGACGTAGGCGAGCGCGATCACGGCGACGAAGGCGGTGATGGCGATCTCGATGGGCCGGAAGCCGCGGTGTTGCAGGGCCAGAATCGTGAAGGTAATGACGCCCGTGATCACCGCGCCCCACAGCAGGGGCAGGCTGAACAGCAGGGAAAAGGCCAGCGCGGCACCCAGGAACTCTGCGAGGTCCGTCGCCATTGCCACGAGTTCCGCTTGCACCCAGTAAAACCACACCAGTGGACGGGGCCAGCGGTCGCGGACATGCTCGGGCAGGTTTTTCCCGGTGACGATGCCGAGTTTGGACGAGAGGGTCTGAATCAGCATCGCCATCAGGCTGGCCGAGAGCACCACCCACAGCAGCAGGTACCCGAACTGCGCGCCGCCCTGGATGTTGGTGGCGAAGTTTCCAGGATCCATGTACGCGACCGACGCGACGAAGGCCGGCCCCAGGAAGGGCATCACCCGCGCCACTCCCCGCCGGTTCGAGCGCCGGTCCAGAATGGCGACCGCCCGGGCATTCATCCGCTCGTCGAAGCTCGGGGCGGCGCGGCTCATGCCGTTACCCCCTCGGCGACCCGCACCCGTCCGGCGACGGGGAGGGCGAGGGTGAGGAGCGCGCCTCCAATGTCCAGGTGCAGGGTGCCCAGGGCCGGATCAAGCTGCAGCACCTGCACCTCCACGCCGGGTGTCAGGCCCACGTCCATCAGGGCACGGAGAATGGTGGAGTCTTCCGGTACCCGG from Deinococcus terrestris includes these protein-coding regions:
- a CDS encoding Nramp family divalent metal transporter, coding for MSRAAPSFDERMNARAVAILDRRSNRRGVARVMPFLGPAFVASVAYMDPGNFATNIQGGAQFGYLLLWVVLSASLMAMLIQTLSSKLGIVTGKNLPEHVRDRWPRPLVWFYWVQAELVAMATDLAEFLGAALAFSLLFSLPLLWGAVITGVITFTILALQHRGFRPIEIAITAFVAVIALAYVVQVIFSRPGLEALGGFVPRFSGPDSLYLAVGIIGATVMPHVIYLHSALTQNRIPTGTEEQKRRLLRYNQFDVVLAMTIAALINMSMLASAAAAFHFSGKAEVADLTVAYQTLTPLLGGAAAAAFALALLSSGLSSSAVGTMAGQVVMQGFVGFRIPLLLRRLITMLPAFAVILAGLNPTDTLVLSQVVLSFGIPFALVPLLIFTARRDIMGTLVNTRLVTVTGWLIAALIIGLNVYLLAQTLLG